In Uranotaenia lowii strain MFRU-FL chromosome 2, ASM2978415v1, whole genome shotgun sequence, one genomic interval encodes:
- the LOC129745777 gene encoding ejaculatory bulb-specific protein 3-like, whose translation MKFFIVALALVAMVVAEEDDSKYSTRYDAINLDEILKSDRLFKNYWKCLLEEGPCTAEGKYLRMILPEALETNCAKCSEKQHDDGIRTIKYMTEHWPMEWQQLKTKYDPENIYVERYLEKAEKAEIKL comes from the coding sequence ATGAAGTTCTTCATCGTTGCACTGGCCCTTGTTGCCATGGTCGTTGCCGAGGAGGATGACTCCAAGTACTCCACCCGGTACGATGCCATCAACCTGGACGAGATCCTGAAGTCGGACCGGCTCTTCAAGAACTACTGGAAGTGTCTGCTCGAGGAAGGTCCTTGCACTGCTGAGGGTAAATATTTGCGTATGATCCTGCCGGAAGCCCTCGAAACCAACTGTGCCAAGTGCAGCGAGAAGCAGCATGATGACGGAATCCGCACTATCAAGTACATGACCGAACACTGGCCAATGGAATGGCAACAGCTGAAGACCAAGTACGATCCCGAGAACATTTACGTCGAACGTTACCTGGAAAAGGCCGAGAAGGCTGAAATTAAACTGTAA
- the LOC129747174 gene encoding ejaculatory bulb-specific protein 3-like, translating to MKLFIAVLAFVVALACAQENDSKYTTRYDTINLDEILKSDRLFKNYFKCLIEEGSCTAEGKYLKTILPEALETNCAKCSEKQHDDGIRAIKYMTEHWPAEWKQLKAKYDPENIYVDRYLEKAEKAEIKL from the coding sequence ATGAAACTCTTCATCGCAGTTTTGGCCTTCGTAGTTGCCTTGGCGTGTGCCCAGGAGAACGACTCCAAATACACAACCCGGTACGATACCATCAACCTGGATGAGATCCTGAAGTCGGATCGGCTCTTCAAGAACTACTTCAAGTGCCTCATCGAAGAGGGCTCGTGCACTGCTGAGGGTAAATATCTGAAGACGATCCTGCCGGAAGCGCTGGAAACCAACTGTGCCAAATGTAGTGAGAAGCAGCATGATGATGGGATCCGTGCCATCAAGTACATGACCGAACATTGGCCAGCGGAATGGAAGCAGCTGAAGGCCAAGTACGATCCGGAAAATATCTACGTGGACCGATACCTGGAGAAGGCCGAAAAGGCTGAAATTAAGCTGTAA
- the LOC129747175 gene encoding ejaculatory bulb-specific protein 3-like codes for MKFIVLFAALMAYVVAQDTVYTNKYDNIDVLEVVKSDRLFKNYYNCLLDQGKCPPDAAELKRVLPEALETDCAKCSPKQKESSDKAIEYLSANRPEEWAALKAKYDPDNKYVEKYRADAEKSGIKL; via the coding sequence ATGAAGTTCATCGTCCTTTTCGCTGCCTTGATGGCCTACGTCGTAGCTCAGGATACGGTCTACACCAACAAATACGATAACATCGATGTTCTGGAAGTGGTCAAATCCGATCGTCTTTTCAAGAACTACTACAACTGCCTGCTGGACCAAGGCAAGTGTCCACCGGATGCGGCTGAGCTGAAACGTGTCCTACCGGAAGCCCTGGAAACCGACTGCGCCAAGTGTAGTCCCAAGCAGAAGGAGAGCAGCGACAAGGCCATCGAGTATCTCTCAGCCAACCGCCCGGAAGAATGGGCTGCCCTGAAGGCCAAGTACGACCCCGATAACAAATACGTCGAGAAGTACCGTGCTGATGCCGAGAAGTCCGGAATTAAGCTGTAA
- the LOC129746361 gene encoding ejaculatory bulb-specific protein 3-like — MKFFVLFAAFLAYAVAQDTVYTNKYDNIDVLEVVKSDRLFKNYYNCLLDQGKCPPDAAELKRVLPEALETDCAKCSPKQKESSDKAIEYLSANRPEEWAALKAKYDPDNKYVEKYRADAEKSGIKL; from the coding sequence atgaaattcttcGTCCTTTTCGCTGCTTTCTTGGCTTACGCCGTGGCCCAGGACACGGTCTACACCAACAAGTACGACAATATCGATGTGCTGGAAGTGGTCAAATCCGATCGTCTCTTCAAGAACTACTACAACTGCCTGCTGGACCAGGGCAAGTGCCCACCGGATGCGGCTGAGCTGAAACGTGTCCTTCCGGAAGCCCTGGAAACCGATTGTGCCAAGTGTAGTCCCAAGCAGAAGGAGAGCAGCGACAAGGCCATCGAGTATCTTTCGGCCAACCGCCCGGAAGAATGGGCTGCCCTGAAGGCCAAGTACGATCCCGATAACAAATACGTCGAGAAGTACCGTGCTGATGCCGAGAAGTCCGGAATTAAGCTGTAA